Below is a genomic region from Augochlora pura isolate Apur16 chromosome 2, APUR_v2.2.1, whole genome shotgun sequence.
AGGAGATTGATGAGGAATTTGGAGAAGTATCACATATTGTTGAAGAGGTATAAAGTCAACCCTCCTATAACACGGTACTCGCAGAACACGGTTTCCATATAACGCAGAGCTGAAATTGTGACAGCCCTCCTATAACGCGGTACTTTTACAGTGCGGTTTCCGTTCAACAGCATCCCATAAGTTCCTTCCGCATAGCCTATCAATGATTAGTAACTAGATATGTTTGTCAGGTTAAAAGGAGTAAAAGTTAGCTATTTGGTCTGAGATATGCTACGCCTAGATTCTGTCGATCCTTCGATCTCCTCAGTTCTGCGGTAAGTGCCGTGGGGTCAAACACAGTCGTCTTACCAGCAGTCATTACTGGCTGACCCACTCCGTGGCCAGAACCTTCAGGACGAAGTTCCTACCTTTTTGGCAATGCAACGTCGGGTTGCCTGCCGTGCTGTTACCAGTCACACGTGCAGCCCTTAGACCTCCGATAGCTACGTGACGTCGGGCCACTAGCTGTCATCGGTTTTCGGCCTGCACATTCTCTCACTCAACTTTCACTCGCTCAAGGACTCCGATTGTCCTAGGTCCTGTGATAAAACCCAAGAGGGATGCTCGCCAGATGAGGCACCCGACTCTCGGTTCTTTCGAAAAACTACCCTGACTCTAACATGTTAAACATGCCAGCTTATTTCATAGCCGTCTGCCACATTGGTTTCAGTCGTCTCAGAGCTCTTTCACAGTGCATACGTTTCATTGGTGACCAagtctttctaaaattttttctgcactGTGCGTTCGTTCAGCTTTTTGCTGCTTAATTTGTGATTTATAATTGGACAACATTACTCAATACTGTAAGTAATATTtgttctaatataataataatgaagtaataattaaccctAGATTTGCATCATGTCAACCACAAAAGAAACAAGGaaaggattaaaaagaaagtttatATTGCTTGAAGATAAAATCcaaattttaaatcgtttagAAGGCGGGGAAAAAATATCGTCTGTTGCAAAATCAACAAATTTGAATGAGTCTACAATTCGAACCTTAAAGAAAAATGCAGATAATATAAGGAAAACTGTGGCAGATGGCTGTCCGTTAGGTGCGAAATGTGTTACTCGCACGCGAAATTCTAATATGGTTAAAATGGAACGGGCGTTAATGATCTGGTTGGAAGACTGTATGGCCAAAAAGATTCCTATCAGTGGAAATCTTATCAAGCAGAAAGCACTTAAAATCTACGAATATTTACGGAATACAATTGGGCATTCTTCTGCAGGGCAAGAAAATCATTCGTTTGTTGCGAGCAAAGGATGGTTcgaaaaactaaaaaaaaggTATTCATTGCACAATATAAAGTTTCAAGGAGAACAGGCCTCGGCAGATGCTGAAgcttcagaaaattataagcTGGAACTAGCTAGAATTATCAATGAAGGAGGTTATTCACCTGATCAAATTTTTAACGCCGATGAAACAGCATTATATTGGAAAAAACTACCATCTAGGACCttcatttcgaaaaatcaaaGGCGTGCTCAGGGGTTTAAACTTTCAAAAGGACGTTTAAAAACGTTTGCTTCTCGCTTAAGCGATGAAGAATTTGCAGTAGACCATCAGGATGTAAGAGAACTAGTACTCAGGGAAGAAACTTTAGACGAAAACGAACTGATGGAATTAATTGATGCACCCACCTCAACAACAAACGAAAATAAGGAAAACAAATGGGTGCCAAATCTCGATTTACAAGATGTGAGAAAAGGACTAAATTTGGCTAAAGAATTAGAACTTCATTTCATTGAAACTGATAAGTCAACGGTGCGCAGCGCAAAGTTTAAAAGAGAATTAAGAAATTGCTTAGCTCCCTATAGAGAGGTTTTAGTGGagctagaaaaaaaaagcaacaaTTGAAAACCAATCTGAAGATGAACCAAGTGAGGAAGACATCTTACCCTTTAAAAGAAGACGAGTTAGGCGACTCATATCTGACAGCGAGGATGAGTGTtgaaagattatattttacaaaagtttgTCATGTTTTTGTTGGAAAACAGTTTTTTAGTTTAgtttttgtttcatatttttaatcatttttgttatacgaACTCttcaattcaataaaaataatttatcttgtcttttgtatttattgctCTCTATTCTTATAGCGCGGTTTCCATATAACGCGGTACGCACTTACCGCGTTATAGGAGGGTTGACTGTATATGATTTAAATTCatctattttaatacagttaattaattaatagaaggGGCTATTTTGGGAGGTATTgtaactaatattttattattatagtcaGCTGAAGAGCAGATAAATATAGCACTAAAAGCAGTGAGTTAATACCAATGAAAAAACCATATTTTACTAGTCTATGTTTACATAGCTTATTACATTTGATAACCATTTGCTTTGGTCATTTAActatctaataatttattgcaataagCTTCCATCACTCATTGTGTTGCAGTTTGCTGtgtatatatttgtttcaagAATAGACTAGCCAATTAAGATACTGATTCAATGATATACATATTGATTCATTACTAATATGTAGATCTTCATGTATTTATAGTCTAttcattgtattaatttataccatTATGCATTATGTTTGCCAGTACAGGTATATGAATACACCCACTTGCTCTCTTTTTGTTGTGTTCTCCTTCCATGCTTTTTTGCATACAAATTGCTCTTAACGTttgttaattacattattatcaaTAGGGTCCAGAACAAGAAAATACATCCTCAAAGTGGATTAGGCCAGCTCCACCACCACTGAATCCACACAAAGattcattgatttttcaacaaatagaaattgatcATTATACAGGTAAGAAATTTCATGCACAATGAAGAcatgtttcttacaattagtgtgtattaaaattttgaatttaaatagaaaatttgtattttaggTGTTCCATTAGCTGGTATGCCAGGTAGCAAAATAGGTCCTGTACCAATAATGAGAATGTATGGTGTCACAGAACTAGGAAACTCTGTTTGTTGCCATGTTCATGGATTTAGCccatatttatatgtttctgGGCCAGAAAAATTTACAGACTATCACTGCAGGCCTTTTAAGGTACCTATTCAATCAACTCCAGTAatccttcaattttaataactaatgtaaattcatttcattctgTTCAAATTCGTGTATTCCACAGGAAGCACTGAACAAAGCAGTGTTGAAAGATATGAGATCGAATCCAGACAACATTCAAGAAGCTATTTTAGCTGTTGAAAGggtttttaagaaaaatatgtatgGTTATTCAGGAAATGATAgtacattgtttttaaaaattacagtagCATTGCCAAAATTGCTAGGAGCCTGTAAAAGATTGCTTGagaaggaaattatttttcctgaCTTCAATCACAAGTACAGTGCCTTTGAGAGCAACGTTGATTTTGATATCAGgtctgtattaaaaaatgaaaatagaaattatttctggtTCAGTCTACTGATTTcacataatattaaacattaatatttaggTTTATGGTAGATAGATCAGTGGTAGGATGTTCATGGATTGAATTACCTCAGAAAAGCTGGAAATTACGTGGCCAATCTGGTCATAATTTGCCACTGACTACAAGATGCCAGTTGGAAGTGGATGTTGCATGGGATGCTTTTATTGCTCATGAACCAGAAGGCGAATGGTCCAAAATTGCTCCATTCAGAATACTTAGTTTTGATATTGAATGCGCTGGTCGTAAAGGTGATATAAACAATGTTACTACTctgttcttaatttttttagcaggtgtaattatactatatctaccaaatatttttaaatactacaTATCTTactaaatgtttttttttcaggtATCTTTCCTGAACCGAATCACGATCCTGTTATACAGATTGCCAACATGGTAATAAAGCAAGGAGATCCAGAACCTTTtctacgaaatattttcacacTTGATACGTGTGCACCTATCATTGGTTGTCAAGTTTTGAGCTTTGAGAAAGAAAGCACAATGTTGGAGGTATGTATGCAATTCAattgtatgtaataaaatCAGTGTCATTTTACATTCCTTTATTTCTCCAGAAATGGGCAGATTTCGTGAGACAATTGGATCCTGATATTTTTACaggatataatataaataatttcgattttccttATCTCATTAATCGAGCTCAACATCTAAACgtgaagaattttaatttccttgGTCGGATAAAGAACATAAAATCTGTAATCAAATCTCAAATGCTCCAGAGCAAGCAGATGGGTAAACGTGAAAATAAGACTATCAATTTCGAAGGAAGGGTTCCCTTCGATTTACTATTGGTAAGGACATTTATAACATCAATTTAACACTATCTTAGAATAATGgatgaaaattctatttatttataggtgTTGGTTAGAGATTACAAGTTAAGATCATACACGTTGAATGCAGTCTCTTACCACTTTCTTCAAGAGCAAAAGGAAGATGTTCATCACAGTATTATCACAGATTTACAAAATGGGAATGCGCAAACACGTCGGAGGCTTGCTGTTTATTGTCTGAAAGATGCATATTTGCCTCTGAGGCTGTTGGACAAATTAATGTGTATTATCATTTACATGGAAATGGCGAGAGTGACAGGAGTTTCTATCTATAGTCTGCTAACTAGAGGACAACAGATAAAAGTGGTTTCTCAACTACTGAGAAAGGTTTACACTAAGTCAATTTCATCcacaaatacaaattattaaatctaattattCATCTACGATTCCAGGCGAAAGAAGAAGATTATTTGATGCCAGTTCGCCATGGTCAACCTGGTGAAGAACAGTTTGAGGGTGCTACGGTCATAGAACCAAAGCGTGGATACTACAGCGATCCCATAGCCACGTTGGATTTCAGTTCCTTGTATCCCAGTATTATTATGGCACATAATTTGTGCTACACAACGTTATTGGGAAACGAAAGGATAACTAAGTATAAAGTCAACTCTGATGACGTTACTAGAACGCCAAGTAATTCTACGTTCATCAAAGCTAATGTCAGAAAAGGACTGCTTCCTGAAATTTTGGAGAATCTTTTGGCAGCCAGGAAGAAAGCAAAAGCTGAACTGAAGAACGAGACCGATCCCTTGAAACAAAAGGTGTTAGATGGTAGACAATACGCTTTGAAAGTCTCAGCCAATTCTGTTTACGGTTTCACTGGTGCACAAATGGGGAAGATGCCCTGTTTGGAAATATCTGCTGTAAGTTTTAGTAACAGTTTATCAAATATTGATAGTTatgattatattttgtatttcaactTTCAAAACTATTACAGAGCGTCACCTCGTACGGACGGACTATGatagaaaaaacaaaacagGAAGTAGAACAACATTACTGTGTTGCAAATGGATACAAAAATGATGCTATTGTTATATACGGAGACACAGATTCCGTGATGGTTAATTTCGGCGTAAAAGCAATCGAAGAGGCTATGGAACTTGGTAAAGAAGCCGCCGAATTTGTTACTTCTAAATTTCAGAAGCCGATCAAGTTGGAGTTCGAGAAAGTCTATTTTccctatttattaattaacaaaaagcGGTATGCTGGCCTATATTTCACACGGCCTGATAAGTATGACAAAATGGACTGCAAGGGTCTTGAAACTGTGCGTAGAGATAACTGCCCTTTAGTTGCAAACATGATGAACACTTGCTTGCAAAAAATACTCATCGATAGGTGATTAAGTATTATAGTTTGTAGATGGGTAATTAATGTTACACATTACTAAATTcttaactaataattaattttctaatagaaACCCCACTGATGCTGTGAACTACGCAAAACAAATGATCAGCGACCTGTTAAGAAATCGCATTGACATATCCCAATTAGTGGTCACAAAAGAATTAACTAAGACTGATTATGCAGCAAAACAGGCACACGTTGAATTGGCagcaaaaatgaagaaaaggGACGCAGGTACTGCACCAAAACTTGGTGATAGAGTTCCATACGTGTTCATAAGAGGAGCCAAGGGAGTTCCAGCTTATCAGAAAGCGGAAGATCCAATTTACGTGTTggataataatattcctatAGACACTAACCACTATTTAGAAAATCAACTGTCCAAACCACTGGTACGCATTTTTGAACCGATACTCGGCGACAAGGCTGAGTCACTTCTACTAAAAGGAGATCACACACGTACAAAATCGGTAGCAACATCTAGAGTTGGTGCTCTATCTGCTTTCACGCGAAAGAAAGAAGTATGTTTAGGTTGTAAGGCTATTTTAAAAcccgagagagaaaaaatggCTGTCTGTGAACACTGCGAACCCAAAGAggcagaattttttcagactGAATTGTATCTTGGAAGACAGTTAGAGGAAAAATTCTGTAGACTGTGGACTGAATGTCAGAGATGCCAGGGGAGTCTCCATCAAGAAGTTCTGTGTACAAAGTTTGTATTACACTAATTTAAACTTGCGTTGTTAGAATTACTGTTTATGTTAGTAATCAATTATCTTTCGTTAGTCGTGATTGTCCAATATTCTACATGAGGAAAAAAGTACAAATGGAATTAGATACACAAATGAAACGCATCGAAAGATTTGGAATACCAGAGTGGTAGACTTACAAATATCAGAAGACGTGTCCTACAGGTATAATTGtagttttcttttatcatattttaacaTCAATAATAAGCGACACATTTAAAGAGCTGAATGGTCAAATATAATTGATGCTTGGAACATTGATTATGAAACAGTAtctatatttactttaaatacataaattatgaaatccCCGATACACTGTTCAGTAATTGCATGTGATCAATAtgcttaaatatattatccaTTATTATTTGGTATATAAACTGAAGTAATTAAGATTATACATAGTTTCGGctttgaacaaaaattaacaacgtacactttaattttttgggctattattattttgtaacgaaTAGAGATGGGGCAGCATCATTTTCCTTTCACAAAACAAGTgcagagaattaaataaacgtaattCTGTGTCAATTATGTGAATCATGTTTTTTCGTTTTGCATGTGGCAttcttttctatataaaagaattttttacatttcagGATCTTATATTacatgaatgaaattaaaccagttacatatatgtacacaaTTATTCACACACTATGTCAAAAATATTGACacgttaaacaatttccaatttcaCTGAAGTATTTATGAATGATAGCCTTGATTAGTGTAATAGTAAaagtgatatattttttatcaatatacactatgtttttcattgttaattatGATAGCACACTTGATTTTtagaactttttattaaaaaaacttgTTGAAGTTATGTTGTATTGCTTTGTGTTGCAACAAAAATCCCTGATTATTTTTAcggttataaaaataataaaagagaaaatgtaATGGCGATAAAATGCTAGATGCTGAtacaaaaaagaatatttatccgaatcgaaaaattttctagttgtctttattacatttttagtcATGTAAGAAAGATAAAACTTTTGGTTCAGTTTTATTCTCTGTTTCACAATATGAAAAGGTATAGTAAATCTTAGAATATATGTTCAATGGAAATTGTAAggctatttaaaatataataaataaacataatgaGGCGCCCAGCTCCGTGTGGGTCATTCGAAACGACAGTCGTGTGACTAGTCTTCTCAGTAAGGCTTgggtaaaaaaaattctttaataatcttaatcattttttactttgCAGCGCGTTCGACAACCAGTCCATCGCTTGATCAAGCCCTTCACCTTTCGTCGCAGATGTTTTAAAGATTTGGAACGTTCTGTTTTTGAGTGCGTCTAATCCGAGTGCTTGATGTACTTCAGCAACACTTAAACAGCCTGCCATGTCTTGTTTATTCGCTAAGACCACCAAAATTGCTCCTTGCAATTCTTCTTCCTAGGAATAtcaagtttatattttttatacaatattgatCATTTTAACCGAAATATTCTAAGATTTTATctgtatattttaagaattaagtTTTCTATAATCTGTGatgataattgttatttattatattaaagagTACTTACTCTCAGcatgtaaattaattcgtcTTTTGATATGCCTATTCTATCTTTGTCTGCTGAATCAAcaacataaattattgcatCTGTGTTTGAATAGTAACACCTCCAGTATGGTCTAAAATTGCAAAGATCAATGTAATATACCATGTTTCAAAGACTCTTTACATATAACATACCGTATACTAGTTTGTCCACCAAGATCCCACACTTGAAactttagatttttatatgtaaCTTGTTCTACATTAAATCCTATGGTAGGAATAGTTGTAACCACCTCTCCAACCTGCAATCTAATAGATAATggattacagaaaatttattggaaagGAATTCAAATAACTCTTATTGCCTACcagattataatttaatagttaattggatcaaggaaat
It encodes:
- the Arl1 gene encoding ADP ribosylation factor-like 1, with the protein product MGGLLSYFRNLLGSREMRILILGLDGAGKTTILYRLQVGEVVTTIPTIGFNVEQVTYKNLKFQVWDLGGQTSIRPYWRCYYSNTDAIIYVVDSADKDRIGISKDELIYMLREEELQGAILVVLANKQDMAGCLSVAEVHQALGLDALKNRTFQIFKTSATKGEGLDQAMDWLSNALQSKK
- the Pold1 gene encoding DNA polymerase delta 1, catalytic subunit isoform X1 is translated as MNRKPFSTPSAAKKAKYRNEDDEDDYPGSFEAELANMEEIDEEFGEVSHIVEESAEEQINIALKAGPEQENTSSKWIRPAPPPLNPHKDSLIFQQIEIDHYTGVPLAGMPGSKIGPVPIMRMYGVTELGNSVCCHVHGFSPYLYVSGPEKFTDYHCRPFKEALNKAVLKDMRSNPDNIQEAILAVERVFKKNMYGYSGNDSTLFLKITVALPKLLGACKRLLEKEIIFPDFNHKYSAFESNVDFDIRFMVDRSVVGCSWIELPQKSWKLRGQSGHNLPLTTRCQLEVDVAWDAFIAHEPEGEWSKIAPFRILSFDIECAGRKGIFPEPNHDPVIQIANMVIKQGDPEPFLRNIFTLDTCAPIIGCQVLSFEKESTMLEKWADFVRQLDPDIFTGYNINNFDFPYLINRAQHLNVKNFNFLGRIKNIKSVIKSQMLQSKQMGKRENKTINFEGRVPFDLLLVLVRDYKLRSYTLNAVSYHFLQEQKEDVHHSIITDLQNGNAQTRRRLAVYCLKDAYLPLRLLDKLMCIIIYMEMARVTGVSIYSLLTRGQQIKVVSQLLRKAKEEDYLMPVRHGQPGEEQFEGATVIEPKRGYYSDPIATLDFSSLYPSIIMAHNLCYTTLLGNERITKYKVNSDDVTRTPSNSTFIKANVRKGLLPEILENLLAARKKAKAELKNETDPLKQKVLDGRQYALKVSANSVYGFTGAQMGKMPCLEISASVTSYGRTMIEKTKQEVEQHYCVANGYKNDAIVIYGDTDSVMVNFGVKAIEEAMELGKEAAEFVTSKFQKPIKLEFEKVYFPYLLINKKRYAGLYFTRPDKYDKMDCKGLETVRRDNCPLVANMMNTCLQKILIDRNPTDAVNYAKQMISDLLRNRIDISQLVVTKELTKTDYAAKQAHVELAAKMKKRDAGTAPKLGDRVPYVFIRGAKGVPAYQKAEDPIYVLDNNIPIDTNHYLENQLSKPLVRIFEPILGDKAESLLLKGDHTRTKSVATSRVGALSAFTRKKEVCLGCKAILKPEREKMAVCEHCEPKEAEFFQTELYLGRQLEEKFCRLWTECQRCQGSLHQEVLCTNRDCPIFYMRKKVQMELDTQMKRIERFGIPEW
- the Pold1 gene encoding DNA polymerase delta 1, catalytic subunit isoform X2, whose protein sequence is MNRKPFSTPSAAKKAKYRNEDDEDDYPGSFEAELANMEEIDEEFGEVSHIVEEGPEQENTSSKWIRPAPPPLNPHKDSLIFQQIEIDHYTGVPLAGMPGSKIGPVPIMRMYGVTELGNSVCCHVHGFSPYLYVSGPEKFTDYHCRPFKEALNKAVLKDMRSNPDNIQEAILAVERVFKKNMYGYSGNDSTLFLKITVALPKLLGACKRLLEKEIIFPDFNHKYSAFESNVDFDIRFMVDRSVVGCSWIELPQKSWKLRGQSGHNLPLTTRCQLEVDVAWDAFIAHEPEGEWSKIAPFRILSFDIECAGRKGIFPEPNHDPVIQIANMVIKQGDPEPFLRNIFTLDTCAPIIGCQVLSFEKESTMLEKWADFVRQLDPDIFTGYNINNFDFPYLINRAQHLNVKNFNFLGRIKNIKSVIKSQMLQSKQMGKRENKTINFEGRVPFDLLLVLVRDYKLRSYTLNAVSYHFLQEQKEDVHHSIITDLQNGNAQTRRRLAVYCLKDAYLPLRLLDKLMCIIIYMEMARVTGVSIYSLLTRGQQIKVVSQLLRKAKEEDYLMPVRHGQPGEEQFEGATVIEPKRGYYSDPIATLDFSSLYPSIIMAHNLCYTTLLGNERITKYKVNSDDVTRTPSNSTFIKANVRKGLLPEILENLLAARKKAKAELKNETDPLKQKVLDGRQYALKVSANSVYGFTGAQMGKMPCLEISASVTSYGRTMIEKTKQEVEQHYCVANGYKNDAIVIYGDTDSVMVNFGVKAIEEAMELGKEAAEFVTSKFQKPIKLEFEKVYFPYLLINKKRYAGLYFTRPDKYDKMDCKGLETVRRDNCPLVANMMNTCLQKILIDRNPTDAVNYAKQMISDLLRNRIDISQLVVTKELTKTDYAAKQAHVELAAKMKKRDAGTAPKLGDRVPYVFIRGAKGVPAYQKAEDPIYVLDNNIPIDTNHYLENQLSKPLVRIFEPILGDKAESLLLKGDHTRTKSVATSRVGALSAFTRKKEVCLGCKAILKPEREKMAVCEHCEPKEAEFFQTELYLGRQLEEKFCRLWTECQRCQGSLHQEVLCTNRDCPIFYMRKKVQMELDTQMKRIERFGIPEW